The proteins below come from a single Cryptococcus gattii WM276 chromosome D, complete sequence genomic window:
- a CDS encoding Chromosome segregation protein, putative (Similar to TIGR gene model, INSD accession AAW42894.1), translating to MYIKTITIQGFKSYRDQVAVDPFSPGHNVVVGRNGSGKSNFFSAIRFVLSDQYTKLSREERQRLLHEGTSTTTTLSAYVEIVFDNSDGRFPTGRQEVVLRRTIGLKKDEYSLDRKSASKSEVDQLLESAGFSKANPYYIVPQGRITHLTNMNDRERLRLLKDVAGTEVYEQKRAESTRIMEETDGKRDKILELLTTIEDRLRELEEEKEELKEYQEKDRERRCLEYALHQRELEDVTNALDEIEAERRQDIHNSNEKRKEFNDREDEIQHYEEALTAAKHSLSTTQTSLRQYETERADLVRNRTELECIIADFETAGEVGEHRRAELAEELDMIQQKIDEATARLEDLVAEAEQKIGGEKTAREALEPTQSKLSVLFAKQGRAQQFATQAARDEYLRDEIESLQEHEKNQTERVEILQKEVAGAKEHLAELSSKSDQQAQSENDRRENLKKMNEEVAQLQKNIAGMHEQKKELWREEGKLTQTEVNAKNEMEAAERLLMGMMNKDTSNGLRAVRQIAKRLNLDGVYGPLYDLFEVSDKYKTAVEVTAGNSLFHVVVDNDETASKLLDVMNREKSGRVTFMPLNRLKSHTVNYPKANDAIPMIQKLQFDRKYVMAFEQVFGRTIICEDLQIAAHYTRSHGLNAVTIEGDRVDRKGALTGGYHDVRRSRLDAVKAAKKWRRAYEADHARHAEVKAALQNLEQEVTRAMGQVQALEAKKRYISDGGEGLFKLLALSARDLEQARDRVARLELSLEEAEGASKDAKAKRESYEEELRTPMRQNLTDEELRELETLTQTVEAQKKLLFEATQSRAKVVGERNRLEIELSENLRRKKQELRDKLDRLESEAGNGELQSGEVELRRSELRNLVRDIEQLEDKVSESEGRLDELNSEISKISENLERVQSQQMENTRAIMRVQKNAERYLTKRQTLINRKDECNNAIRDLGVLPEEAFSKYTDQRSDKIIKRLHKVNDSLKKFAHVNKKAFEQYSSFTKQRDELMDRRDELDQSAIKIEELIETLDQRKDEAIERTFKQVSKYFEEVFETLVPLGKGELIMQKKTNGYMEEESEESLEQGREKSDIESYVGVSIRVSFNSKHDEGQRIQQLSGGQKSLVALALVFAIQKCDPAPFYLFDEIDANLDAQYRTAVASMIHALSAHAQFITTTFKSEMLAQADKFYGVFFDKQKVSSIKVIEKEEASDFVETAAQVGQL from the exons ATG TATATCAAAACGATAACCATTCAAG GTTTCAAATCTTACAGAGATCAGGTGGCTGTAGATCCATTCTC ACCCGGACACAATGTTGTGGTTGGTAGAAATGGTAGCGGGAAATCAAACTTCTTCTCCG CTATACGATTTGTTCTGTCTGATCAATATACCAAATTGAGCCGAGAAGAAAGACAGCGTTTGCTACACGAAGGAACGAGTACAACCACGACTCTTTCTGCCTATGTGGAGATTGTGTTCGACA ATTCTGATGGGCGTTTCCCGACTGGTCGACAGGAAGTCGTGCTTCGCCGAACAATTGGCCTTAAGAAAGATGAATATTCCCTGGATAGAAAGAGTGCTAGCAAATCTGAAGTTGATCAGCTGTTAGAAAGTGCCGGCTTCTCAAAGGCTAACCCCTATTATATTGTCCCTCAAGGAAGG ATCACTCATCTAACAAATATGAACGATCGAGAAAGGCTCAGACTGTTAAAGGATGTAGCAGGAACAGAGGTTTACGAGCAGAAAAGAGCAGAGTCGACCAGGATCATGGAAGAAACCG ACGGAAAGCGAGACAAGATTCTTGAGCTCCTCACTACCATTGAAGACCGATTGCGCGaacttgaagaagaaaaggaggaacTCAAAGAGTACCAAGAGAAAGACCGAGAAAGGCGCTGCCTGGAATACGCATTGCATCAGAGAGAACTGGAGGATGTCACAAATGCTCTGGATGAAATTGAGGCAGAAAGAAGACAAGACATACATAATAGTAAtgagaagagaaaggaatTCAATGATCGAGAGGACGAAATCCAG CACTACGAGGAGGCTCTTACTGCGGCTAAGCATTCCTTGTCCACTACACAAACTTCACTCAGGCAGTATGAAACTGAGCGGGCGGATTTAGTGCGTAACAGAACAGAATTGGAATGTATTATCGCCGATTTCGAGACGGCTGGTGAAGTGGGCGAGCACAGAAGggcagagctggctgaaGAGCTGGACATGATACAGCAGAAGATAGATGAAGCAACCGCGAGATTAGAGGACTTGGTGGCAGAAGCTGAGCAGAAGATTGGGGGAGAAAAAACCGCAAGAGAAGC GCTTGAACCCACACAATCCAAGCTCTCAGTATTGTTTGCCAAGCAGGGACGAGCGCAGCAATTCGCAACCCAGGCAGCCCGAGATGAGTATCTCAGAGACGAAATCGAATCTCTCCAAGAGCACGAGAAGAATCAAACGGAACGGGTGGAGATCCTGCAAAAAGAGGTGGCTGGTGCGAAGGAACATTTGGCAGAGCTCTCATCCAAGTCTGATCAGCAGGCACAAAGTGAGAACGATAGGAGAGAAAACTTGAAAAAAATGAACGAGGAGGTCGCACAACTGCAAAAAAACATTGCGGGTATGCACGAGCAGAAAAA GGAGCTGTGGCGGGAAGAGGGCAAGTTGACTCAGACTGAGGTCAATGCTAAGAATGAAATGGAGGCTGCCGAGCGTTTACTGATGGGTATGATGAACAAG GACACGAGCAATGGCTTAAGGGCTGTTCGACAAATTGCCAAGAGACTAAACCTTGATGGTGTCTATGGTCCTCTCTACGATCTTTTTGAAGTCTCTGACAAATACAAAACTGCCGTAGAGGTAACAGCCGGTAACAG CTTGTTCCACGTTGTTGTGGATAATGATGAGACTGCCAGCAAGCTACTTGATGTTATGAATCGTGAAAAGAGTGGTCGTGTGACTTTCATGCCCCTCAATCGTCTTAAAAGTCATACGGTTAACTATCCGAAGGCCAACGATGCTATCCCAATGATTCAAAAGCTACAGTTTGACAGGAAATATGTCATGGCATTTGAACAG GTGTTCGGTCGAACCATTATTTGTGAAGACCTTCAAATTGCCGCCCATTATACTCGATCTCATGGCTTGAACGCTGTGACCATTGAGGGTGATCGAGTTGATCGCAAAGGTGCTCTGACCGGCGGTTATCACGATGTTCGACGCTCCCGCCTCGATGCTGTCAAAGCTGCAAAGAAATGGCGAAGGGCGTACGAAGCGGATCACGCGCGCCATGCGGAGGTGAAAGCTGCACTGCAAAATCTCGAACAGGAGGTCACAAGGGCCATGGGTCAAGTACAAGCACTTGAGGCGAAGAAAAGGTACATATCGGACGGGGGAGAGGGTTTATTCAAGCTACTCGCTTTGTCGGCGAGGGATTTAGAACAGGCAAGAGATAGGGTAGCGAGGTTAGAATTGAGCCTGGAGGAAGCTGAGGGAGCATCAAAGGATGCTAAAGCCAAGAGAGAGAGCTATGAGGAAGAGCTCAGGACCCCCATGAGACAAAACCTGACGGATGAAGAATTAAGGGAGTTGGAAACCTTGACGCAGACCGTGGAAGCccagaagaagctgctCTTTGAAGCAACCCAGAGCAGAGCAAAGGTGGTTGGAGAACGTAATCGGTTAGAAATCGAGCTTTCGGAGAATCTTCGACGAAAGAAACAGGAGTTACGAGATAAACTTGATCGACTGGAAAGTGAAGCAGGTAACGGGGAACTGCAGTCTGGGGAGGTGGAATTGCGAAGAAGCGAGCTCAGGAATCTTGTGCGCGATATCGAGCAACTCGAGGATAAAGTTTCTG AGTCTGAAGGTCGCCTTGACGAACTAAATTCTGAAATCTCCAAAATCTCGGAAAATCTCGAGCGTGTACAATCTCAGCAGATGGAAAATACTCGAGCCATCATGCGTGTTCAAAAAAATGCTGAACGTTATCTCACCAAACGACAGACCCTCATCAACAGGAAGGACGAGTGCAATAATGCTATCCGCGATTTGGGCGTTTTGCCGGAGGAAGCATTCTCAAAGTATACTGACCAAAGGTCAGATAAG ATTATTAAGAGACTTCACAAGGTGAACGACAGTCTCAAGAAATTTGCCCATGTCAATAAGAAGGCGTTTGAGCAATATAGCAGTTTCACGAAGCAGCGCGATGAACTGATGGATCGTCGGGATGAGCTCGATCAGTCGGCTATCAAAATTGAAGAACTCATTGAGACTCTTGATCAACGTAAGGATGAGGCGATTGAGAGAACATTCAAGCAAGTGTCCAAGTACTTTGAAGAGGTATTTGAGACATTGGTTCCATTGGGGAAAGGAGAGTTAATCATGCAGAAAAAGACCAATGGTTACATG gaagaagaatcAGAAGAGTCTTTGGAGCagggaagagaaaaaagtGACATTGAGAGCTACGTTGGCGTCTCCATCCGCGTTTCCTTCAATTCGAAGCATGACGAGGGTCAGCGCATCCAGCAGCTGTCTGGAGGTCAAAAGTCTCTTGTGGCTCTCGCCCTGGTTTTCGCTATCCAAAAGTGCGATCCTGCACCTTTCTACCTATTTGACGAAATCGATGCGAACCTGGATGCGCAATACCGTACTGCAGTAGCAA GCATGATCCACGCGCTTTCCGCCCACGCGCAGTTTATCACAACCACGTTTAAGTCTGAAATGCTTGCCCAGGCGGATAAATTCTATGGTGTCTTCTTCGATAAACAAAAAGTCAGTTCGATAAAGGTGATTGAAAAGGAGGAGGCAAGTGACTTTGTAGAAACTGCTGCGCAAGTCGGACAATTATGA